In a genomic window of Scomber japonicus isolate fScoJap1 chromosome 17, fScoJap1.pri, whole genome shotgun sequence:
- the slc30a1a gene encoding zinc transporter 1a, with translation MACAPNRVRLLCMLSLTFGYFIVEVVVSRLTASLSMLSDSFHMLSDVIALVVALVAVRFAEKTHATNKNTFGWVRAEVMGALVNAVFLAALCFTIVLEAIERFTEAHEIERPELVAGVGAVGLLVNLLGLCLFHGHAGGGHGHSHGGHSHGSKKKGKACKALKAGNGTSGEETNNLVGNHNSPGDVKPRNEISCKDSAEVQMNGNTQYEEMDQDHGSASQLNMRGVFLHVLGDALGSVIVVVNAVIFIFVWKPCKPGEMCVNPCINSHTTDHHHVNHTLVDLLEGPTVPSMTVAGPCWVLYLDPTLCVIMVGILMYTTYPLLKESALILLQTVPKQINMNRLNERMLSLDGVLAIHELHIWQLAGSRIIATAHIKCHDPTSYMEVAKRIKDFFHDEGIHATTIQPEFVTFNSESRDSLCELSCRTQCAPKLCCGSADKQNTSLDKKASSDCKSASDLEVISETSEQAAAAQVDLRPESAVTITREVESSL, from the exons ATGGCTTGTGCGCCTAATCGTGTCCGGCTGCTCTGCATGCTGTCTTTGACTTTTGGGTATTTCATTGTGGAGGTGGTGGTCAGCCGGCTGACCGCTTCTCTCTCGATGCTGTCGGACTCCTTCCACATGTTGTCGGACGTAATTGCTCTGGTGGTGGCTCTGGTCGCGGTCCGGTTCGCTGAGAAAACTCATGCTACCAACAAGAACACCTTCGGGTGGGTCCGGGCGGAGGTGATGGGGGCTCTGGTGAACGCCGTCTTCCTGGCCGCTCTGTGCTTCACTATCGTCCTGGAGGCGATCGAGCGCTTCACCGAGGCCCATGAGATCGAGAGACCGGAGTTGGTCGCTGGGGTTGGCGCCGTGGGGCTCCTGGTGAACCTGCTGGGGCTCTGCTTGTTCCACGGGCACGCCGGCGGAGGACACGGACACTCACACGGAGGACACTCCCATGGGAGTAAGAAGAAGGGTAAAGCCTGTAAGGCTCTGAAGGCTGGGAACGGGACGTCAGGAGAGGAGACCAATAACTTGGTGGGGAATCACAACAGCCCGGGTGATGTGAAACCGAGAAATG AAATCAGCTGTAAAGACAGTGCAGAGGTGCAGATGAACGGTAACACGCAGTATGAAGAGATGGACCAGGACCACGGCTCGGCGTCGCAGCTCAACATGCGCGGGGTCTTCCTGCACGTGTTGGGTGACGCTCTGGGCTCCGTCATCGTGGTGGTCAATGCTGTCATATTCATCTTTGTGTGGAAGCCCTGCAAACCTGGAGAAATGTGCGTCAACCCGTGTATCAACAGCCACACCACAGACCACCATCATGTCAATCACACGCTGGTGGACCTGCTCGAAGGCCCCACAGTGCCAAGCATGACGGTGGCCGGACCCTGCTGGGTTCTCTACCTGGACCCCACGCTCTGCGTCATCATGGTGGGCATCCTGATGTACACCACCTACCCACTGCTGAAGGAGTCAGCCCTCATCCTGCTCCAGACCGTTCCCAAGCAGATCAACATGAACCGGCTCAATGAGCGCATGCTGAGTCTGGACGGCGTCCTGGCAATCCACGAGCTGCACATCTGGCAGCTGGCTGGCAGCCGCATCATCGCCACGGCACACATCAAGTGCCATGACCCCACGTCTTACATGGAGGTGGCCAAACGTATCAAGGACTTCTTCCATGATGAGGGCATCCACGCCACCACTATCCAGCCCGAGTTCGTCACATTCAACTCGGAGTCTCGAGACTCCCTCTGTGAGCTCTCCTGTCGGACTCAGTGTGCCCCCAAGCTGTGCTGCGGCTCTGCGGACAAACAGAACACAAGCTTGGACAAGAAGGCCAGCAGTGACTGCAAGTCCGCTTCAGACCTGGAGGTGATCAGCGAGACCTCAGAGCAGGCCGCGGCCGCTCAGGTGGACCTAAGGCCAGAGTCCGCAGTCACCATCACCAGAGAAGTGGAGTCGTCTCTGTGA